Proteins found in one Haemorhous mexicanus isolate bHaeMex1 chromosome 23, bHaeMex1.pri, whole genome shotgun sequence genomic segment:
- the NMNAT1 gene encoding nicotinamide/nicotinic acid mononucleotide adenylyltransferase 1 translates to MAMEDPDRKTEVVLLACGSFNPITNMHLRLFELAKDYFHETGKYKVIKGIISPVGDAYKKKGLISANHRVTMAKLATKNSDWVEVDDWESCQSEWLETLKVLRYHHQKLLSADVTNSLQDAVPITKLGRKRKQEQNRHEPNKKKNQSPVVKSVPQVKLLCGSDMLESFGVPNLWKLEDITEIVEKHGLVCISRAGNNVQKFIYESDILWRHKNNIHLVEEWITNDISSTKIRRALRRGQSIRYLVPDAVRAYIERHRLYSAESEDRNAGAVLAPLQKHASHPRSSQALNN, encoded by the exons ATGGCCATGGAAGATCCTGACAGGAAGACTGAAGTGGTGCTGCTGGCCTGTGGGTCCTTCAATCCCATCACCAACATGCACCTGAGGCTCTTTGAGCTGGCTAAAGACTACTTCCATGAAACAG gaaaataCAAAGTAATCAAAGGCATCATTTCACCGGTGGGTGATGCATATAAGAAGAAAGGTCTGATCAGTGCAAATCACCGAGTGACTATGGCAAAACTGGCTACAAAAAACTCAGATTGGGTGGAAGTTGATGATtgggaaagctgccagagcGAGTGGTTGGAAACACTCAAGGTTTTAAG GTATCATCATCAAAAGCTTTTATCTGCCGATGTCACTAATAGTCTGCAGGATGCTGTACCCATAACAAAGCTGGGACGGAAGagaaaacaggaacaaaacaGGCATGAGCCCAATAAAAAGAAGAATCAGAGTCCGGTTGTAAAAA GTGTCCCACAGGTTAAACTGCTTTGTGGAAGTGACATGCTGGAATCTTTTGGAGTCCCCAATCTGTGGAAGTTGGAGGACATCACTGAAATTGTGGAAAAACACGGCCTTGTGTGTATCAGTAGGGCTGGAAACAATGTTCAGAAATTCATCTACGAATCGGATATTTTGTGGAGACATAAGAATAACATTCACCTTGTGGAAGAATGGATCACAAATGATATTTCCTCCACCAAGATCCGGAGAGCCCTGCGGAGGGGCCAGAGCATTCGTTACCTGGTGCCTGACGCGGTGCGGGCGTACATCGAGAGGCACAGGCTGTACAGTGCCGAGAGCGAGGACAGGAACGCGGGGGCAGTCCTGGCTCCCTTACAGAAACACGCCAGCCACCCCAGGAGCTCACAGGCTCTGAACAACTGA